From one Acidobacteriota bacterium genomic stretch:
- a CDS encoding ABC transporter permease codes for MKTFILRRLLAAIPLIIVVTFITSAMLVLSPGNFFDELRLNPTISPDYIRRMEQIYHLDSQNIFERYWYWLMPALKGDLGFSYASRVPVTSLIGERVLNTLLLTGSALIFSWLLAIPFGVLAGVYRNRWIDKLSGFISYFGLSIPSVFFSLLALLFAAKTKLFPVGGIHDQVNWDYMSAGERILDTLWHMVLPCMVLGTIGVAQYMRQMRSEMIETLSQDFIRTAKAKGLSRRRIIFRHALGNAINPLITLFGFSLAYLFSGALLTEYVFSWPGLGTLIYDALIKKDEPVVMAAVTMLTIMLVIGNLVADILLALIDPRIRLE; via the coding sequence ATGAAAACCTTTATTCTGCGAAGGCTGCTTGCAGCTATCCCGTTAATCATCGTCGTCACCTTCATCACTAGTGCGATGCTGGTGTTGTCGCCGGGAAATTTTTTCGATGAACTCAGGCTCAATCCCACCATCTCGCCCGATTACATCCGCCGCATGGAGCAAATCTATCATCTCGACAGTCAGAATATTTTTGAACGTTACTGGTACTGGTTGATGCCTGCGCTCAAAGGTGACTTGGGATTTTCCTACGCTTCGCGCGTGCCAGTCACTTCGTTAATCGGTGAGCGGGTACTCAATACTTTGTTGCTTACAGGTTCGGCATTGATTTTTTCCTGGCTTCTGGCGATTCCTTTCGGGGTGCTCGCGGGTGTCTATCGCAATCGCTGGATAGATAAATTGTCGGGGTTCATTTCCTATTTCGGTCTGTCAATTCCGAGCGTCTTTTTCTCTCTGCTTGCCTTGCTGTTTGCGGCAAAAACCAAACTCTTTCCGGTTGGCGGCATTCACGACCAGGTCAACTGGGATTATATGAGCGCGGGAGAAAGAATCCTGGATACCCTCTGGCATATGGTCTTGCCCTGCATGGTGCTGGGCACGATTGGTGTTGCGCAGTATATGCGTCAGATGCGCAGCGAAATGATTGAAACCTTGTCGCAGGATTTCATTCGCACGGCAAAAGCCAAAGGACTCAGCCGGCGGCGCATCATCTTTCGCCACGCGCTCGGCAATGCCATCAATCCGTTGATTACGCTGTTTGGTTTTTCGCTGGCGTATCTGTTTTCGGGCGCTTTGCTTACCGAGTATGTTTTCAGTTGGCCCGGACTTGGCACTTTGATTTATGACGCCCTGATTAAAAAAGATGAGCCGGTGGTGATGGCGGCAGTCACCATGCTGACGATTATGCTCGTCATCGGCAATCTCGTCGCAGACATTTTACTTGCTCTGATTGACCCGCGCATCCGGCTGGAATAA
- a CDS encoding ABC transporter permease, which produces MSDPNILEEIKLAESSTQLVDAGESASRVISRSPSQIILMKLRRNRLAMTGFYLLTVFYFLAIFAGFFAPYKYDTADHDLPFHAPMLTRIHFFDEQGKFQRPFVYSIIPEDLQLKTYREDTTKKYPIRFLVRGDSYHILWMIRANIHLFGVDEPGRIFLFGSDKLGQDMLSRLLYGAQISLSIGIVGIVISTIIGMLIGGIAGYFGGAIDFLLMRGVEVLLALPSLYFILILRQTFGTAFSSTQIYLVIVIILAFIGWATEARVIRGMVLSIKEQDYVTAARALGLSNMRIIIRHILPNTFSFVIVTATLSVPFYILSEVALSFLGVGIQEPEASWGNMLKDANDIRFLQDFPWVLLPGVCIFIAVMAWNFLGDGLRDAADPRTMN; this is translated from the coding sequence ATGAGCGACCCGAATATATTGGAAGAAATCAAACTCGCCGAATCGTCAACACAACTGGTTGATGCAGGCGAAAGCGCCTCGCGTGTCATCAGTCGCTCACCGTCGCAAATCATCTTAATGAAACTGAGGCGCAACCGGTTGGCGATGACAGGATTTTATCTTCTGACCGTATTTTATTTTTTAGCGATTTTTGCCGGTTTTTTCGCGCCTTATAAATATGACACCGCCGACCACGATTTGCCTTTTCACGCGCCGATGCTAACCCGCATTCACTTTTTCGACGAGCAAGGCAAGTTTCAAAGACCGTTTGTTTACAGCATCATTCCCGAAGACCTGCAACTGAAAACCTATCGCGAAGACACCACCAAAAAATATCCGATACGCTTTTTGGTGCGCGGCGATAGCTATCACATTTTATGGATGATTCGCGCCAACATTCATCTATTCGGGGTTGATGAACCGGGACGCATCTTTTTATTCGGGTCAGACAAACTCGGACAGGATATGCTCTCAAGGTTGCTTTACGGGGCGCAGATTTCTTTATCCATCGGCATTGTCGGCATCGTCATCTCAACTATTATTGGCATGTTGATTGGCGGCATTGCCGGATATTTCGGCGGCGCGATTGATTTCCTGTTGATGCGCGGCGTCGAAGTTCTGCTTGCGCTTCCGAGTCTCTATTTCATTCTGATTTTGCGGCAAACTTTCGGCACCGCTTTCAGTTCAACGCAAATCTATCTGGTCATCGTGATTATTCTGGCATTCATCGGCTGGGCAACCGAAGCGCGGGTGATTCGCGGCATGGTCTTATCCATTAAAGAGCAGGATTATGTGACGGCAGCGCGGGCTTTGGGACTTAGCAATATGCGCATCATCATTCGTCACATTCTGCCGAACACTTTTTCGTTTGTGATCGTCACGGCGACGCTTTCGGTGCCGTTTTATATTTTAAGCGAAGTCGCCCTGTCGTTTCTGGGCGTCGGCATTCAGGAACCCGAAGCCAGTTGGGGCAATATGTTAAAAGACGCCAACGACATTCGTTTCCTACAGGATTTCCCCTGGGTTTTATTGCCGGGCGTTTGCATCTTCATTGCAGTAATGGCTTGGAATTTTTTAGGCGACGGGCTACGCGACGCCGCCGACCCGCGAACCATGAATTAG
- a CDS encoding HPr family phosphocarrier protein yields MQERTVKIKNRLGLHARAAARFVQCAAQFTSKVQLQRDDKEEIANGKSILDVLMLAASNGTTLIIQTDGADEERAADALVKIVEDRFGEEVSDGLF; encoded by the coding sequence ATGCAAGAGCGCACTGTAAAAATCAAAAATCGTTTGGGACTGCACGCCAGAGCTGCCGCAAGGTTTGTACAATGTGCTGCGCAATTTACCAGTAAAGTTCAACTACAACGCGATGACAAAGAAGAAATCGCCAATGGCAAATCCATTCTCGATGTGTTGATGTTAGCCGCATCAAACGGCACGACGCTTATCATTCAAACCGATGGCGCAGATGAAGAACGCGCTGCCGACGCGCTGGTAAAAATAGTTGAAGACCGTTTCGGCGAAGAGGTGTCGGATGGACTTTTCTAA